The Sorangiineae bacterium MSr11954 DNA segment CCACTACATCAGCGTGCATGCAGGTGCGCCTGTTCGGGTGTCGTGCCATTCGAGCAGCGTTCGCTCCGTCCGCACGCGCGGCGAGATGAACCTGATGCCCGCCGGCAGCTCCGAAATATGGATGGAGGACGACGACAGCTCCTCGGTGGAGCTCCGCGTGCCGCAGTCGCTCTTGCGTCTGGTTGCCGAGGACATGGGGCTCGATCCGGCCCGCGCAGGCATCGAGCCGCGCTTCCACTTTCGCGATACGCAGATGGAGCACATCGCGTGGGCGCTGGAGGCCGACCGGCGCAAAGGTTTCCCCAACGGTCTTCTGTACAGCGAGAGCCTGGGGATGGCGCTGGCCGTGCACCTGCTCGGTCAATACCGCGCGCCCGTCGAGATCCGCGGCGGGCTCTCGCAAATGCAGGTGGCACGCGTCGCCGACTACGTCGAGGCCAACCTCGACAAAAAGCTTTCGCTCGCCACCCTCGCGCGCGTGGCGGGGGTGAGCGCGTCGCACTTCAAAACGCTGTTCAAGCGCTCCATCGGCGTGCCCGTGCACGAATACGTGATCCAGCGGCGGGTGGAGCGCGCCAAATCGCTGCTCCTTCGCGGCGATCTCCCCGCCAGCCAAATCGTGCTGGAGGCGGGCTTCTCCCACCAGAGTCATATGGCGCGCTGTATGCGACGCGTCCTTGGCGTCACCCCCACCGCGCTCGTCCGCTCGCGCGCGGTGGCGTAGTCCGTTACGCCGGCGAAGCTCGTTTCCGTTTCGGCTCGTTCGAGGCGTCGTTTCAGCTTCGAGCCCGCGGATCGTGCGCGTGAGGGTCTTTGGCCCGAGGGCGTTGCCCAGGGAACGGGCCCACGCGGCTTGCATGGCCTCGATGCGCCGTAGCGCCTTGCGTCCCTTGGCAGTAAGGGCCATGAGCTGGGCGCGGCGATCGCTCGGGTTGTCCATGTAGACGATGAGTCCATCGGCCGCCAGGCGATCGGCCGTGCGCTGCACGCTCTGGCGGGCGAGGCCCATGGTGCGGGCCACGGCGGCGACCGTCACCGCGCCGTGGTCGACCACGCCCAGGACTTGCCAGCGCGCGCTCGTTTGCCCGGCGGGGGCTGCCATGCGATCGCCGAGGTCGAGGAGGAGGCCGTTCAGGCGAAAGACGAGCAGGGTCAGTCGGGTGAGCGCGTCGGCCGCGTCCGATGCATCGGTCATGGGGCGCACCATAGCGCACGACGGAGCGACCGGACGCGGGCAACTCGCGGTGCGCCTTTCGATGCGGATGTCGACAGTATGCTGTCATTCTCGTGAAGCGCGATGGGTGTACGCGGCCACGTTAAATTGACCCACGACGGCCACCAGAAATTGACCCACCCGGCGGAGCGAAGCGCGGGGGGGAGCAGTTTCGGCCAGGGAAAATTGACCCACCCCTGAAAGGGGTGGACAGGCGAGCGGGCGATGGAGTCGTCGTCCGGGGATGGTGCCGATGGACGTGGTGGCAGTGATTCGACACAAGGTGGCGAGCGAAGGGGTTCCGATTCGAGAAGTGGCGCGGGAGCTCGGATTGTCGCGAAACACGATTCGGCGATACGTGAGGGCCAACAAGATTCCGGTTCCAAGGCCAGAAAAACAGGTCCGACCAAGCCCGGTGCGCGACGAGGTGGCCACGGCGGCCGCGGCTATCTGGCGAGCGCGCCGATCCTTTACGGCGGGCAAACAGCGGCTGACGGCCAAGCGGCTGTGGGAGCTATTGCGTGAAAACGGGCACACGGCGAGCGAGCGCACCGTGCGGCGATTGGTGGCCGAATTCCGGAGCGGTGAGCGTGAGGTGACTGTTCCCCTGGTGTACACGCCGGGCGAGCTCGCACAGGTGGATTTTTTCGAGGTGTGGGTCGAGCCCTCGGGGATTCGCCAGAAGGCGTGGATGTTCGTGATGCGCTTGATGCACTCAGGGCGCGACTTCGCCATGCTCTGCGCGCAACAAGACGCCACTTGGTTCTTAGCGGCTCACGTTGCGGCGTTTACCTACTTCGCGGGGGTGGTGGCCGCCGTGGCCTATGACAACTTGAGCGCTGCCGTGGCCAAGATCCTCGTTGGGGCGCCACGGCTGCTTCGGCCCCGATTTGCCGCGCTTTGCGCCCACTACGCCTTCGAGCCACGTTTTTGCCGCCCCGGCGAAGGCCACGACAAGGGAGGAGTCGAGCGCCGCGGAGGACACGTACGTCGCCAGCATTTGGTGCCCATTCCGCGCGGTGAATCACTTGCCGCCATGACCACGGCTTTGCAAGCACGCCTCGATGCTCAGCATTCGCGCAATCCGATGTACGTCGAGGCCTGGGCCCGCGAGCGCAGCGCGCTGCGGCCTCTCCCAGCGCCTTTTGACGGCCGCCAGGTGCGCACCGTGCAGCTTCGCCACCACGCCAGCTACCTCGTCGCGGGCGCTCACTACTCGGTGCCCAGTCGGTGGTGCGGTCAGATGGTCGACCTATTCCTAGGCATCGACACCGTCACCTTCGCCAAAGGCGACGAGACCATCTGCCATCCTCGCGTGGCCTTCGGTGGCCGAAGTATCGACTATCGGCATTTGTTACTGCCACTATCGCGCAAGCCACAAGCTCTGCGCCAGGTCGCTCACGAGTTGGTGGCACAATTCGGCTCACCATGGCCCGAGCTCTGGGAGACGCTTTGCAATCGGTATTCGCCCGACCTGATCGAAGCTGCACGAAGACTGGCTCCGTGGTTGGAGCGCGCTGACCGCGAGGGAGTCGGTCGGGTCAAGCGAGCCATCATCACCGCCCTTGCGTGCGGTACGCTGGTGCCCTTTCTGCAACGCACAAGGCGCACCGAAACCCTCGCCGCTGTCCCGCTGGCATTATCGGAATACGCGGTCGAGACGCCCGACCTATCGCGCTACGACGTGCTTCTCGAGAGGGCATCGGCATGAGCACCGACAACGTGCTCTTGGCCGCCGTACGCGCCCATACGCGCGTACTCAAGCTGCCGACCGTCGCACGAGAGTGCGAAACGCTGGGACGTCAATCGCTGGCCGAAGGCTGGTCACCGTTGCAGTACTTGCGGGCGTTGCTCGACGCCGAGCTCGCAGTCCGCGCCGAGCACGCGATTGGGCGCCGCATGCGAGCGGCTCGTCTGCCCGTGCACAAAACGATGTCGCAATTCGATTGGCGGAGGCCACACGGTCTCGAACGCGCCCGCGTCGAAGACTTGGCTCGTGGTGCCTGGATTCCGACGGCGCGCAACATCGTGATCTTGGGCCCCGTGGGCACCGGAAAAACGCACTTGGCCATCGCGCTCGCCATCGAGGCCATCAAGCGCGGCCACCACGTGCTCTTTTACCGCGCCTCCGACTTGGTCCGGGCACTGACCGAGGCCCGGGATGCACGCGCTCTTTCTCGCCTGCAAGAGCGACTGCGAAGGGTTTCACTCTTGGTGGTGGACGAACTTGGCTTTGTACCGTTTGAAAAAGCCGGCGGAGAGCTGCTCTTCGACGTCTTGTCCACCCGGCACGAACGGTGCGCAACGGTGATCACATCGAATCTGGCTTTTAGTGAATGGAACCGGGTCTTCGTCGACGACAAGCTGACGGCCGCACTCCTGGACCGTCTGGCCCAGCATGCGGAGGTCCTCGTCACTCGCGGTCCGGGAGACCGTGTCCCGGCCGCGGCCACCAAAAAGACAGATTCAAGATCTGACGAGAGCAAACCCAAAGCGACCCAGGAGGTGCCGGCGCTCACGCGGTGAGTGCCCCCCATCGCGGCGGGGTGGGTCAGTTTTTGATGGCCGAGATGGGTCAGTTTTCGGTGGCCGTTGACAATGGAAAATATGGCGCGTGATCACCGGGTCGTGAGCTGCTAGAGATCGACAGCCAGCTGTCAATTTTGCACTTTGGAGAAGCGAGGGCGCATGGCCGACGAAATGACGATCCCGGTGCTCCCCTGCGTATCGCTCGCCGATACCGTGGACTTTTATATGGTGCTGGGCTTCGAGGTCACCCACAAGCAGCGCGCGCCGTACGTGTACTTGGCCATGCGGCGCGGCGGGATTCACCTGCACTTCCACGGTCGCGAGGGGCTCGCCGCCAACGAGGCGAATGGCGGGATTTGCCTGTGGATGATCCCGGACGGTCGAAGGCTGGAGGAGCTGCATCGAAGCTTCGTCGAAGCGTTGCGGCGGCGTTACGGCAAGCTCCCCGTCGCCGGCATTCCCCGTATCAGCCGGCTGCGCAAAGGCCAACGGCGCTTTACGGTGGTCGATCCCTCCGGCAACTCGGTCATCCTCATCCAAGTCGAGGGCGCGCAAGCCTCCGCGAACGATGCGCAGGCCTCCGCAAAGGAAACGCCCCAAGCCGCGCGCGAGCCAAAGTCGCGCTTGGCGCGGGCCATCACCAGCGCCGAGCACACGCGCGTCTCCCAAAACGACGACGCCTTGGCCGCCGAGGTGCTCGACATCGCCCTCGCACGCAACGATCCCGCGCCGGCCATCGATCGCGCCCGCGCGCTCGCCATGCGCATGGAGCTCGCCGTCGCGCTCGGCGACAAAGAGCGGGTGGAGCGCCTTCGCGCGGAGCGGGATGCCGTCGTCTTGTCCGACGAGGAACGCGAACGTTTTCGCGACGAGCTCCAAGCCGCCGAGGAGCTCGAACGCCTCGTCGATTGACGGCGATCCACGCGCGTCCTCGTGCGAATCGAGCGCGCCTCGATGGCGTTTGCGCTCTACATGCTTTCGCAGGTCTCATCGATGCGCGGCGCGCCCGCCATCGCGGACGTGCCCCGGGCCGGTGCGAGGCCGAAGGTGGCGTTCAGGCGGACGCGACGAGGGATCGTATCGAGCGCGCCCCGGGAATAATGCTAGACCTCGGAGGTTGGCGAATCCGCGTCGGGGTGACGCGAGTGTGCACGAACCCGTTCATCAAGAGAGCCGCAAATCGAGAGGGGAAGCATCGTGGCGCGTGCGCACCTACGCGTCGCTGGCCGTGGCGTGCGGTGTGCACGCTGCGTTTCTTGCGGTCTCCTGGAAGCAGCGCCCCGCGCAGCCGGCGCTCGATGGAACGGAGCGACCCGCGGAGCCCACCGAGGAGTGGGATCTGGATGTGGCCGCCCTGTTCGAAAAATCCGAGGTGCGCGAGGAGGCGCCCGTCGCGGCGCCGGAGCCCGCGCGCAAAGCCGCGGAGAATGCGCCGCGCGAGCCCATGACCACGTTGGGTTCGGTAGAAAACGCCCCGCAAAATACGAACCCTGGCGCGGAAAATCCGACGCCGTCCCCTGCGTCGTCGTCGTCCTCGGCGCCGGCGGAGGGGTGGACCTTTTCGCCCACTGTGCGCAAGCCCGTCGATTTGGGTCTTGGAGCGCCGGGCGGCTCGAAGTACGTGTTGCCGGATGGGGTCGTTTCAAAGGCCGAACTGCCCGCCGATGAGCGTCCATCGACCACGGGAGGCCTCGCCGAGGCGCTCGACGCGGAAGACGTGAAGCGGGGCACGAGCCGCGGGCAACCCGTGCGGCTGGCGGTGGAGGCTGCGGCGCGCACCACCGAGGCGCCCTCGGTGGGAAGGGCCACCTTCGATATTTCGGTGGGGGCCGAAGGCGCCGTGCAAATTCAGCTCGCCGACGCCAATAACGACTACGAAGGTTGGAAACGATTGGTGGAGGCCATTCGCGGACAACTCGCGCGCAAGCGGGTGCGCATTCCCCCCGGCTCCAAAGGATTGCACGTGGTGGTCGAGGTCGAGGCCCGCGATCAGAAGCCCGACGGCACCCCCGCCAATGCATCGGCCCTTCGCCGCTTCGGCGCGAATCCGGACACGCCGGTGGGGGGCAGCTTTAGCTTGAGCCCCGAGAACATCGGCGTTTCGGCCAAACGCTTCGTATCTTCCCGCATCGTCCGCGAAACGCGGCTTTGAGCGCGGCGCGCATCGAGCCGCGCGGCCCGGCGCTCTTCAGGGCTCGAGGCCGAGCGCCCGTGTGATCTCTTTGATGGTGACGAGCTCCGTGGGGGAGAGCCTTCCGTCGACCGAGGCGGCGTCAATCAGCTCGTCCACGAGCTCGCGCTTGTCCTCTTCGGGGAGCTGCGCGATGACGGCTTCCGCCTCGTCCCAACCTTCCAGATCGAAGACGCGACGCCGCTCCTCGGGCGAGAGCGCCGCTTGGGTCATCGTCGTTTCGAGGAGGGCGCGTTCCTCGGCGGTCATCATGCCGTCCGCCACGAGAACCTTGCTCACGAGCAGGCATTTTGCGATTCGCGCATCCATGGACCTAGTGTGCGCGGGGTGCGCGCAACTTGACAGTCAAAAGAGCGCACGTGCGACGATCGTTACTTTTTTTCACGCCGGCGAATGAGCCCCTCTTGGGCTGCGCTGGCGACCAGAAGCCCTTCGCGGGTAAAGAAACGGCCGTACGAGAGGCCGCGCGCACCTTGTGCGGAGGGGCTCTCCATCACATAAAGCAGCCACTCATCCATCCGAAACGGACGGTGAAACCACATCACGTGATCCAAGCTGGCGATCTGCATACCTGGCGTCATCCACGCCACGCCATGGGGGAACAGCGCGGTGGTGACGAAGGACCGATCCGACGCATACGCGAGCAAGCAACGATGAAGCGCGGGGTTGTCGGGGAGGGTCCCTTTTGCGCGGATCCACACGCGGCGAAGCGGCGCCCTTGGTGCAGGGGCCACGGGGTTCTCCAGCGCATCGGCGGTGCGTGTTTCGAACGGCCCTTCGGCCGTAGCGAGCTCGCGGATGCGCGGCGGAAGCCCGGGGATGAGCGCCGCGCGCTCTTCGTCTGTGGGCAAGGTTTCGGGCGCCGGCACCTCGGGCATATCGGCTTGATGATCGAAGCCCTCTTCATGTTTATGAAACGAGGCTGCCAGATTGAAAATCGGCTCGCCGTCCTGAATGGCCACCACGCGCCGCGTGCTGAACGAGCTCCCATCGCGGATGCGATCCACGTCGTACACGATGGGCCGCGCCACATTGCCCGGCCGTAGAAAATACGCATTCAGCGAATGAACCTCCCGCTCCTGCGGAATCGTTCGAACAGCCGCCGTAAGCGCCTGCCCGAGCACCTGTCCACCAAACACCGTCCCCCACCCCAGGTCCCGACTCTGCCCACGATAAAGGTTCTCCTCGATGCGCTCGAGGTCGAGCAACCTCACCAATTCATCCAACGCCTTGATCGTCACGCCAAAACTCTACCCTGCCCCGCCCCCCAACGCGACCCATGCGCACGGTCAGCCCGCCAAATGATCTTCCGCTCAGTTGACGAAGGCGAGGGGCGAGGCCCCTCGTGATCAAGCGAACGGTGCGCGCGGTCAGCCGCGAACAAAGCCGCCGCATGCTCGAAGCGCGCGGGCGGCCTGCAACGGAAACAAGGGGGCGAAGCGCGGCGCGCTGAAGCAAACGTGCGCGGTGCGCCGCCAAAGCCGCCGCGTGCTCGAAGCGTCGCGCAGCTCGGGGATGCCGGCGATGGGGGCGTACTCTTGATCGTCGACGTCGACGGCCACCGACTGCACGCGTCGCGCGGCGGCGTGCAACGGAAAGGGGGGCGAAGCGCCGCGCGCTGAAGCGAACGGGCGCGGTGCGTCGTCAAAGCCGCCGTGCTCGAAGCGCGCGGCGGCGTGCAACGGAAAGGGGGGGAAGCGCGGCGCGCTGAAGCGAACGGGCGCGGTGCGCCGCCAAAAACAAAGCCGCCGCGTGCTCGAAGCGTGCGGCGGCGTGCAACGGAAACAAGGGGAAGCGCCGCGTGCTCGAGCAAACGGGCGCGGTGCGCTGCTAAAAGCAAAGCCGCCGCGTGCTCGAAGCGCGCGACGGCTTTGAACGAAAGGAGGGGCGAAGCCCCTCGAATCAGAAGGTACCGCGGATGCCGAATCGGAATTGGCGCGGCTCTTGGTACGTGGTGGCCTTGCCGAAATTGGGGTTGACCTGGCCGGGCGCGAGCGTGCTGCCGGCGCGCGTTTGGACGCTCTTCAGATCGGCGGAGGAGCCGCCGACGATGGGGAGGACGTCTTCACGCGTGTAGCGTTCGTCTTGGGTGAGGGCGCCCTGGAAGTTGAGCAAGTTGAAGATGTCCATGGTGAGCCCGAGCGACATGCCGTTCTCGAAGCGCCAGGTGTAGCCCACGTGGGTGCCGACATTGCCGTTCCACGGCAGGCGGTCGCCGGTGCCGCGCGGAAGGATGTAGGCCTCGTCGCGGCCGTAGAGGGGGTGGGCGCCGAGGAAGTTCGTGGGACCGCCGGAGCGCGCCTGGACGGAGCCGCCGAGGTTCAAGTTGGACTCCTTCGAGATCTGAATGTCCTTGGCGACGAAGACCTTGACGCTGTGTCGCTGATCGCCCGGCAGATCGCCCTGCTGGTTCGTCAGCAGCGACTTGAGGTCGAACGACGAGTTGGAGTTCGGATCGAGCTGGCCGGTCTCCGGGCGATAGAGGCCCGCGAGGTTTCCGCGCAGCCACGAGAGCGTGTAGCTGACCTGCGCGAGCCACGAGTCGGCGAACGTCTTCGTGAAGTAGACGGTGCCGCCGTCGTAGTTGCGCGTCGCCTCCGGGAAGCCTTTTGCGATGCCCTTGCCCGGGTTGCCGATGAAGAAGGTCGCGCCTTCGTCGTTGCTCATGTCCTCGACGACGTTGTTCATCCATCGACGGACGTAGCTGACGCCGAAGCGGCCGTTCTTCAGGATCTCGTACTCGCCGCCGGCGCTGAACTCGCTCGTCGACTGCACGCTGATGTCCGGGTCGACGATCTTGCCGCCGCTGTACGGGCCGAACTTGCGATCGGGGATGTCCTTCTCCGTCCAGCCGCGCTTCGCCGGGAACGTCGGGCGCGCCGCTCCTTGGCAGACGCCTTGCGCCTGGCCCGGATCGAGCGGGTTGCACTGGGCGGCGCTCTCGGAGGAGCGCACGCCGCGCTCACCCGTGCCGCGGTCGACGATGTTGAGCGGCACGCTCTCGTTGAAGCGCGCATAGCTCGCGAAGATCTTCGAGCGCCCGTTTTGCGTGGGGTCGAAGATGACGCCGACGCGCGGGGAGAACTGGTTGGGAAAGCTCATGAAGAGGTTCCCGTCGGCGCCGAGGATGAACTGATTGTCCCAGCGCACACCGGCGTTGACGGTGACCTTGTCCAAGATCGACCAGCTGTCCTGAACGAACCCGCCCACGTTGATGGAGTGCGTGCGGGTCACCAGCCGATCGAGCTGCACCGCTTGATCGGGCGCCGTGAGGTAGCCGTAACCGCGGACCTCGTCGAAGCGCGAGCCGCTGGTCGTCTCCTGCAGACCGCGCGTGCCGGAGTAACCACGGCTGTTCCACGACGAGGCCACCTCGAACTCGGCGCCCGCCTTGATGACGTGGTGTCCGAGGCCTTGCGCGAGGATGGTGAGCACGCTCTTGGCCGCGTACACGTCGAGGACGTTCTGATCGGTGAAGCCCGGGCCGCCCGCGCGGTACTCTTGCAAGGGGCAGGTCGGGATTGTCTTGGTCGGATCCTTCGGGTCCGTGATCCGGGTGCAGGAGGCGCCGCCGGTGCCCTCGAACCGCTCGAGGCCCCACAGATTGGGGCTGCGGCGGTAAACCACGTTCGGATAGGCCGAGCTTCCAAGGCCGCTTCCCACGTTGAAACCATCCGCGCCGAGCGTTCCGCC contains these protein-coding regions:
- a CDS encoding AraC family transcriptional regulator, coding for MHEQLRSEPRAQNLPVRPLERRPRIALGVELRKTVAGEFRHPSMTDHYISVHAGAPVRVSCHSSSVRSVRTRGEMNLMPAGSSEIWMEDDDSSSVELRVPQSLLRLVAEDMGLDPARAGIEPRFHFRDTQMEHIAWALEADRRKGFPNGLLYSESLGMALAVHLLGQYRAPVEIRGGLSQMQVARVADYVEANLDKKLSLATLARVAGVSASHFKTLFKRSIGVPVHEYVIQRRVERAKSLLLRGDLPASQIVLEAGFSHQSHMARCMRRVLGVTPTALVRSRAVA
- the istA gene encoding IS21 family transposase; protein product: MVPMDVVAVIRHKVASEGVPIREVARELGLSRNTIRRYVRANKIPVPRPEKQVRPSPVRDEVATAAAAIWRARRSFTAGKQRLTAKRLWELLRENGHTASERTVRRLVAEFRSGEREVTVPLVYTPGELAQVDFFEVWVEPSGIRQKAWMFVMRLMHSGRDFAMLCAQQDATWFLAAHVAAFTYFAGVVAAVAYDNLSAAVAKILVGAPRLLRPRFAALCAHYAFEPRFCRPGEGHDKGGVERRGGHVRRQHLVPIPRGESLAAMTTALQARLDAQHSRNPMYVEAWARERSALRPLPAPFDGRQVRTVQLRHHASYLVAGAHYSVPSRWCGQMVDLFLGIDTVTFAKGDETICHPRVAFGGRSIDYRHLLLPLSRKPQALRQVAHELVAQFGSPWPELWETLCNRYSPDLIEAARRLAPWLERADREGVGRVKRAIITALACGTLVPFLQRTRRTETLAAVPLALSEYAVETPDLSRYDVLLERASA
- the istB gene encoding IS21-like element helper ATPase IstB — protein: MSTDNVLLAAVRAHTRVLKLPTVARECETLGRQSLAEGWSPLQYLRALLDAELAVRAEHAIGRRMRAARLPVHKTMSQFDWRRPHGLERARVEDLARGAWIPTARNIVILGPVGTGKTHLAIALAIEAIKRGHHVLFYRASDLVRALTEARDARALSRLQERLRRVSLLVVDELGFVPFEKAGGELLFDVLSTRHERCATVITSNLAFSEWNRVFVDDKLTAALLDRLAQHAEVLVTRGPGDRVPAAATKKTDSRSDESKPKATQEVPALTR
- a CDS encoding TerB family tellurite resistance protein: MSKVLVADGMMTAEERALLETTMTQAALSPEERRRVFDLEGWDEAEAVIAQLPEEDKRELVDELIDAASVDGRLSPTELVTIKEITRALGLEP
- the tesB gene encoding acyl-CoA thioesterase II; the encoded protein is MTIKALDELVRLLDLERIEENLYRGQSRDLGWGTVFGGQVLGQALTAAVRTIPQEREVHSLNAYFLRPGNVARPIVYDVDRIRDGSSFSTRRVVAIQDGEPIFNLAASFHKHEEGFDHQADMPEVPAPETLPTDEERAALIPGLPPRIRELATAEGPFETRTADALENPVAPAPRAPLRRVWIRAKGTLPDNPALHRCLLAYASDRSFVTTALFPHGVAWMTPGMQIASLDHVMWFHRPFRMDEWLLYVMESPSAQGARGLSYGRFFTREGLLVASAAQEGLIRRREKK
- a CDS encoding TonB-dependent receptor yields the protein MRLRSLDCIISAATLSAAIAYVAPAQAQVGAAVLTGKVVDAASKKGVMDAVVTVTSPALQGEQIVTTDNTGTYRIPSLPPGVYSLHLDKEGYRAYQRDEIQLRADSTIRLDADLLPEGLQAQEVVVVAHAPTVDVGSTTSGANINSDFTSRIPVTNPGARGGAQRSFESVAEATPGASSDTYGTSVNGSTSPENSYVIDGLRTNSARYGVNGSPLSIEFVKEVNVLSGGYLPEYGRSTGGILNVVTKSGSNEFHGSVWGNWTPGALEGARKYPYYLGTAIQTRRSLANIYDIGFDQSGPIIKDKLWYYVGFDVARSIYNLDRSIYVSRDGRTDIEGEQIPGSTQQYQASSTSYQIFAKLDYRINQNNKLALSFSATPTMSGGGGDFALNPNSGAIEVGGGNLIGTYTAMAHQRRSGSYDTILKWTTEFDNKSKNIETTIGWHHELGGTLGADGFNVGSGLGSSAYPNVVYRRSPNLWGLERFEGTGGASCTRITDPKDPTKTIPTCPLQEYRAGGPGFTDQNVLDVYAAKSVLTILAQGLGHHVIKAGAEFEVASSWNSRGYSGTRGLQETTSGSRFDEVRGYGYLTAPDQAVQLDRLVTRTHSINVGGFVQDSWSILDKVTVNAGVRWDNQFILGADGNLFMSFPNQFSPRVGVIFDPTQNGRSKIFASYARFNESVPLNIVDRGTGERGVRSSESAAQCNPLDPGQAQGVCQGAARPTFPAKRGWTEKDIPDRKFGPYSGGKIVDPDISVQSTSEFSAGGEYEILKNGRFGVSYVRRWMNNVVEDMSNDEGATFFIGNPGKGIAKGFPEATRNYDGGTVYFTKTFADSWLAQVSYTLSWLRGNLAGLYRPETGQLDPNSNSSFDLKSLLTNQQGDLPGDQRHSVKVFVAKDIQISKESNLNLGGSVQARSGGPTNFLGAHPLYGRDEAYILPRGTGDRLPWNGNVGTHVGYTWRFENGMSLGLTMDIFNLLNFQGALTQDERYTREDVLPIVGGSSADLKSVQTRAGSTLAPGQVNPNFGKATTYQEPRQFRFGIRGTF